From a single Lolium rigidum isolate FL_2022 chromosome 7, APGP_CSIRO_Lrig_0.1, whole genome shotgun sequence genomic region:
- the LOC124675053 gene encoding 7-deoxyloganetin glucosyltransferase-like: MGSVQADADVKPHAVCVPLPAQGHVTPMLKLAKILHCRGFHITFVNSEFNHRRLLRSRGAAALDGIEGFRFATIPDGLPPSDADATQDVPSLCRFTNATCLPHLKRLLADLNASTESPPVTCIVGDDVMSFCLDAARDIGVPCALFWTASACGYMGYRNYRDLYEKGLFPLKDAEQLTNGYMDTPVDWAAGMSSHMRLKDFPTFIWSTDPDEYMSHFALHVTERIAEADAVILNTLEELEPGALAAMRAMFPPSSPIHTIGPLAFLAEEIVPQGGPVAELGSNLWKEDLSCFGFLDGKESRSVVYVNYGSITVMTNEELLEFAWGLANSGQAFLWIIRPDLIKGDAAVLPPEFLESIKGRGVLASWCPQEAVLRHEAVGVFLTHSGWNSTVESLCGGVPMLCWPFFAEQQTNARYGCMEWGVAMEIGHDVRREAVEAKIREAMCGEKGKEMRRRAVEWKETGARATKPGGRSYANLEKLIADVLLSGGKRR; this comes from the exons ATGGGCTCCGTGCAGGCCGACGCCGACGTCAAGCCGCACGCCGTGTGCGTGCCGCTCCCGGCGCAGGGGCACGTCACGCCcatgctgaagctggccaagatcCTCCACTGCAGGGGCTTCCACATCACCTTCGTCAACTCCGAGTTcaaccaccgccgcctcctccgctcccgcggcgccgccgcgctcgacGGCATCGAGGGTTTCCGCTTCGCCACCATTCCGGACGGCCTGCCACCGTCCGACGCCGACGCCACGCAGGACGTGCCGTCCCTCTGCCGCTTCACCAATGCGACCTGCCTCCCCCACCTCAAACGCCTCCTCGCCGACCTCAACGCTTCCACCGAGTCGCCGCCGGTCACCTGCATCGTCGGTGACGACGTCATGAGCTTCTGCCTCGACGCCGCCAGGGACATCGGCGTACCATGCGCGCTGTTCTGGACGGCCAGCGCCTGCGGCTACATGGGCTACCGCAATTACCGCGACCTCTACGAAAAGGGCCTCTTCCCACTCAAAG ACGCGGAGCAGCTGACGAACGGGTACATGGACACGCCGGTGGACTGGGCGGCGGGGATGAGCAGCCACATGCGGCTCAAGGACTTCCCGACCTTCATCTGGTCCACGGACCCGGACGAGTACATGTCCCACTTCGCCCTCCACGTGACGGAGCGGATTGCGGAGGCGGACGCCGTGATCCTCAACACCCTGGAAGAGCTGGAGCCGGGGGCGCTGGCCGCGATGCGCGCCATGTTCCCGCCCTCCTCGCCCATCCACACCATCGGCCCTCTAGCCTTCCTCGCCGAGGAGATCGTGCCACAGGGCGGCCCTGTGGCCGAGCTGGGCTCCAACCTGTGGAAGGAGGACCTCTCCTGCTTCGGCTTCCTCGACGGCAAGGAGTCCCGGTCCGTGGTGTACGTGAACTACGGCAGCATCACGGTGATGACCAACGAGGAGCTGCTCGAGTTCGCGTGGGGGCTGGCCAACAGCGGCCAGGCTTTCCTGTGGATCATCAGGCCGGACCTCATCAAGGGCGACGCGGCGGTGCTGCCGCCGGAGTTCCTGGAGTCCATCAAGGGGCGGGGAGTGCTGGCGAGCTGGTGCCCGCAGGAGGCGGTGCTGCGGCACGAGGCGGTGGGCGTGTTCCTGACGCACTCCGGGTGGAACTCTACGGTGGAGAGCCTCTGCGGCGGGGTGCCGATGCTGTGCTGGCCATTCTTCGCGGAGCAGCAGACCAACGCCCGCTACGGCTGCATGGAGTGGGGTGTGGCCATGGAGATCGGCCACGACGTGCGGCGGGAGGCCGTGGAGGCCAAGATACGGGAGGCCATGTGCGGCGAGAAGGGTAAGGAGATGAGGCGCCGGGCCGTGGAGTGGAAGGAGACCGGAGCCCGCGCGACGAAGCCCGGCGGGCGGTCGTACGCCAACCTCGAGAAGCTGATCGCCGACGTGCTCCTGTCGGGAGGCAAGCGCCGTTAA